The nucleotide window GTAATATAGTGCAATGAAGAACGCTGGATAAAGTTTTTCTTATGAAAATCATCAGGTACTTGGAGGTTCTCCAGCATAACTCAGGCAATGTGCATAACTTAGAGAAGCAACCTGACCCCCTAGAATTATGTTGATTTATACACTTGTGCATTGTGGGCAGAGTTTTCTTGTCTTGCCGGTGACAcacaaattttgctgtatgaATACGATCATCACAGGTATTCTAGATACACATGCTGACACTCAGTATCTAACTGAAAGTGTTCGATGCGGAAATCTTTCTCCTCATATTGCGTTTCATCATATTATCAGCTTTTATTACAGCAATCTGCCACCTGGATCCTTCACACAATATCATATTGTTGTAGGTATCATAAAGATTATCTTCACAATATCAAGGCACAGTGCTGTGTGTAGATGTACCTCAGGCAAAATTTCCccaatctttcttttttatctcaCCTTGATTTGGTCACCAGCTGCTAAGTTACGTACTGTTCCCGCAGCGTGGCATTTACTCTCTGCCAGACTGTCTGGGtcttgtaaaatgttacacagCTCGGGCAGAAAACCCTCGGTAACTATGGTTACCTGCAATAAATGAGCAATTAACCGACAGAGCTGGTCATAAAATGTTGGGTTTGTCATAAAGTGTCAGGACTGACTTGAAATGCCAATGACtctttaaaatttatttcaaaatagaaTTGCTGAGGAACGTGACGCTAAAAATCAAAGCATATAATCTACAACTTCTTTCTTGAAGAATGACATCATAGTATGTTGATGACAATAATTTACATATGCTAATCTATAACAATAATTCATTATCAGTGGTTCATGTCCATGTTTGATTGAATACTCTATTATGATAATCAAAAATGGTACAAACAATTGGGTTCTTAATATATTTTAGTGCTTTCATTATTGTGGGGGATCATGGGTAAAATTTTGGAAACCATGGTGACAATGATGGTGTAAACTTTATGATTGCTTTGATGAAATGGAGACTATGATAAAATTTACTGGTTTACTGCTCTTGgcaaaaaaaacacagaacagTAGAGACAGAACGGAGCGAAATTGATGTCCTGAGTTCTGTTGCATGACAACTACTAATAAACATGATCTACGATATGAAATATTGGCTTGCTGCATCTGCTAAAGAATAGCAATTAAATATTTCACCCCATTTCTCATCATGGAGATCCAGTTTTGCAAACAATGCAATTGGGTTGTACCAAAACTGATCAGTGGAAGGGGTAAAATCAGCAAATCATTTTAACCTtatcacccccaattccctgtaaacaggtccacaatcaccatcaataacaataggtttgggccaaaccacggtggtgaaagggttaactgaCCTCATTTTTACGATGAATGGATAGATTCCTGAGAGCAGCCAGAGCAGCGCACTGTGTGTCTTTGACACCACTGACGACTATTTCATAAAGATGAGGCAATGCACCAAGATGTGCTATTGTCACTTGGTTGTCATCTGAAATTTCAATCATTGATTAGAAAAGAGAGATTTTCAATCATCACAAAAggaatgatttcatttttcaaaattaatttttaaatcaCAAAGTGATTGCCTTGAACGATCACACAAAATCATGTAAAATTAATCAAAACCGATCAGAGCCTACTTGGtgtttttgttgataatattttcctTTCAAAGGATCAAATTCAATTATTCTGGTAATGTCTCTAAATTACCCCTTTTTATTGCTATAAACTCTGTTGGTTATGATACAATCACCATCTACTGCCTGTCGGAAGAAAACACACTGTAAGTTCAGATTCTGACAGCCATTTCAGCCGCATCCTCATCACTACACACCTAGAACTAACAAGCCTTTATTACAAAATAGCTTcacaaaacatttaaacttCTACGCAGTCTtgatcaaaatatacaaaaagtatggtttattattataattttgttgaattttctcaGGGCATGAACGTCAAAATTGTCATAGCAAGCTTTTACACCGGTGGCTGTAATTTGTGGTACAAACTTAGCTAGTATgtctaatattcaaatttactaATAAATTTCTTGTAAAAGTGTGATAACTCGCAGTTACACCCCTCTCTGTGAGTAGATTAAGATGACACAACTTAGTTAAAAACTTACATCATGTAAAGAACGCAGAAAGACATTGCCAATATGGCTTCAATTAAATTTCTCTGCTAGCAACTCTGTGTTCAGTTTTGCTTTCACAGAAAAATTTCAAGCCTATGATATAAACGTGAGACCATACTACCTACTTATGAGAGtttgaagtatttttcttgCTTTATGCCCTGGGTGGGTTACAatattctaaaattaaattctGCATGCCCACAGCAGGAGGTGGTTATACTGCAATGTACTTCACAGAATACACACATCataattttttctatgatttaTTCTACTGTGCAATGGACTTAAACTCCGGGTAATAACATGTGTGCACTTACCATCCGATGCTAGATTCCGTAAAGCCAGACAGGCTTGGCATTTCACCTGAAAATGTGATAGATAAACAGGAACGCACTTCGTTATAATGTCATTCAGCATTCATGGGAATTCTGAATCGGGAAATACAGAAAGATTTGACTTCATTATATTGAAGCACAACCATGCTGATATTGATTTCCAAAACTTTTTGGTCGTAGAATGGATggagaatttttgaatttcatgatGAGTTGGTACAAGAAGTTGTGGTAAAGTTCAATGGAACAGATCCTATCTGACAATATCAAACCACTGAACTGCAACTTTTCTCATTTTGAGATATTCTGGCAAATTTGCGTAGTCTTTTAGATTTTAACACTGGGAATTGTTGAGTTGAACAAGTCACCATATTTGAAAGCTCAAGTGGGAAACTTCAAGAGAGAAGAATGTTTGTACATATTACCTTTTCTGTTTGGTAAGACAGCAGTTGGATAAGTGATCTGATGATATCGTAATGGCCGATGCCAATCATGAGGGTTCTATAATCACTGTCCACTGCGATGTTACTGAGAGCCGCTGTGCAGTAGTACACCACTTCTGAGTCCTTGGATCTGAGATAGTTCACAAACAACGGTATCGCACCTTTGGAGACCATCTCACTGCGGTTAGATTCTGTAGAAAGGAAACACGGTATAAATGAGCAAGCAGTTCTGCACAAGATTGAGCAAGGACACCATCCATTGTCAGCAAGATCAAAAATGTGAGaattataaaatattctgaTTTGTTGACATTAGAAATGTTTGCTTTATTTATTACTGAAtgattaccatggcaacaaggCCCAGTGTGCTGCCACACTGTAATGTGACTATCCCACTCAGATTCACAATTCTTTGGTATATTTCACAGGGGTGTTTCTGAGTGAATAGAAATATAATACTGCAATCTTTTTCTCCCAGGGGTTACAGTTAGTTAAGTTCACAATTACATGACTAAAGCAACTGAAAGTGTGATCAATTTTCTGTGAAACTGCAGATCAAACTACTCCGTAttccaaaagttcaaattcattCATTTGAATGCACTACATCTGTTCAATGCTAATCAATAGCGTGTATCAGGATATTTGGTGTCAATACAACTGGCAGTTAGACTATCGTTTGTTGCTATGAACTTGTATTTCTCAGCTTTTTTCCGTTGCCATGGTGATCAAAGAGGGTTTAATAAAATTCTATGTGCTTGAAAAAGGATAAAAAATTGGCAATAAATGTGAACAAATGGAAAATTTACCTGCTGAGTGGAATAATAGATGACAGATGTCTGTGTGTTAGTCAATTTGATTCAAACAATTACACTACACAGACTCTGTCCCTGGGCGGATAAGCATCTAGGgtttaattttttcacatatGGTCGgtgaaaacacacaaaaaattgttttacatGAATTCAGACATAGTTTTGGTGTCAGCGATGAGTGATGTACAGCCaatttatttttatccattCAAAGTTTGTAGGAACAACGGATTGtgggatttttttcaattttttaattttaatgtttattcaatatatcatcCAACAGGCAAATGCCAAATTAAAGAATAATTGAAGTCAAACTTGCTTGAGTTGAGAAAGTTCAGAGGTGAATGTCTTTGCCTAAAAATACTTTAATAGGATATGACTTTTAAAAATGCACATGTAAAAACCCACTTTCTCTGTAGATGAGTCAATGGATTCATCTAATTAGATGAAGTTTCAAGTTCTCGATACTTCtatgaatatttgttttctttgcatGGAGGGCTTCCAGCACGTTTTGACCAATCCCACTGAATGATATTGTTAACAACACAGCAATTTTTATCAGTTTCCAAGAACTGTCATAAGCACTAGATGCTTACAGCATGCACAGAGCAGCTTGGACCCAATTCTGTTGGAGAATTAAACTTATAAAAATACAGACTGTTGACCTTCAATTGGCCATGAAATTGCCCTGAACAACATAAATATGGATTTAGTTTTAATTGTTTGGGAGGGGCAAAATAAGGTTTTGCTTACTGTTTGCTATAAATAGTGATAAGTTGATTTGAATACTGTCTGACATTGAGCGTTATGTAAGGCATCATGGGACCAGGGGTCAGAGGTCAATGAACCTGAGTAACCTCACAAGTCCCTGGATGCGTTGTGTGGTGAGTTACAAAACGTTGTATTGTACTTACGTATATGTGTTAGATTTAACAGAGCACCCGTTGCATTTCTTTGTACACGGATATCTGTTGATCTGGCCAGCACCAGTAGAGGGCCGATGCCACCAGCAGCCACTATGGATTTCTTGTTTGCATCTGTGTCGTGGagataaataatttcaaacttGTATTTCGTACAGAGTTCTTAAGTGTTGGGAATAAAGATTATGGTACAATGTACCTCAGGGAACAGGTGTTAGGATTCTTCAACTATTAGAATATTTTTCTGGTCTttcacttgttggggctcattttaaccctttgagcgccaaagtcaatttttgtcacctttctaGAATAAACCCAAGTCACATTTTTGTCAGAAttgtgccaaaattttgataaagaaatgcAGCAAATGAAATGCGATgtcaatttggtcaaaaattatcaaaaaaattacaaaaaaatacccaaaaattggtaaaatgttgcccttaaattttggtgggaaaaattataggtctcaaagggttaaagctcttggagaaggACAACTTTTTACCATCtcagattttccaaaaactcgaaaatttcattttctgtgaagagttaacacaaggatggcagccattttgaatttcaaatattgtaaatgttaggtaatatatataatatgtttctctagaactaaactttgcatgatgtgatccctgattttttattcttgattggtaagagaatggttgaaagtttcattgaggaaagtttgagcaaaagtttaaatcttttactttagaggcgcatgctaccttaaagaTAATATTAGTAATTAGACTGCATGTTTTGCCCTTTGACCCAATGGCTGATTTCAATGGAGTGGGaaaatatcatttcatacaGAAAGAAGAACATAATTGAGTTTAATCCATGAAATTGAAATTCAGTTCAATTAAAAATGACAGCATGGAATATGAGAAAAAGATCAGAGTGATGTGAACAACAGAATTAAAGTTTAGATCAAACAGTGTTGAAAATCAAATGGTCATGCATCTGTGTACAGAGTAACTCATATTGTCTTCTTTTGCTCTGCTGAAAAAATAATCGTCTGACCATGATCTACATCTGTTACATGTGGGAGGACATACCGGTAATACTTTGTGACAGGAATGTTACTGTGCTTCAGGGTGATAGTGCTTTTCTTGCAAAATGCTAGTTTTAGAATTCGACAGAATTTACAGAACATGCTGCACTGTTGGATGCAATGTATCTTTCTGTTCATTTTCAGTTGATATCGATATTCATAattatattacagctttgtcaataccagtaaaTTGTATGATGTCATACTCTCAGATTACTACTAATAATGTATCtcattatccagcattgtggcccccagatcaaattgctaagcaatggttgctaagggtaatttccaaaatcaatcaaaatgcaaagttttcatgattttctttACATAGTAAAGATTTGCAGAACCATACAATTCCAAAAGATGCAGGTTTGTCACgcgattggtcagtgacgtcaagcatatacaaattttcacagctctactttgaaacgtttcagctcctacaaatttgcaccaaattttccaaaatttcagaatgtaacacgtgagatacctgtttagagcccctagcatggattaggttatcTGTTAAGTACAAACGCTTTTTTaacaggaaaatatctactgtgtcattttgtgaagttttgaagggttttacggTGATATCTCATAAACTGTCCAgaatttttagaaacgcatgcttatctatattctcatctatgacttcaataatcgtaccaaaaatcagctaaattgagagagttgaaagattttgaacattttcaaaataccaggaatcgaaaatccatagaaaacaacggaacggtaacactttgcacgtgcaaaagtgTGCATTTGGAATGTTGCCAGCGATAGCAACCAACGTGCGCTTTGAATCCTTCCGTGTTGCCTTAAATATGGTACAGTCTAGGTTACAACCTCTGTTAAAAGAGAAATTTGAGCTGAAGGTATTGCCTAAGGGCATAATACCACTAAGACATGGCAGTGTGATTCATATTGTCTTTGACGTGTTTTGTCGCATATAAAATGCGTACATGCAGCATATCATACAGGCAGAAGGTAAGACTAGATATGAGCGGGCAAATGCGATGATCTTTGCCATCATTATTACTGAGGAACATTAAGTATAATCATACACACCTGAGATCAAACATGACAGACAGATATgtagagaaacaaaaaatattacagatgAATATGTTACATGCAAATTATCAAGATATtcttttttcataaattcatGAAGATCCATATGCAGACAAACACACATTAGAAAGTGCCAAAGACTGAACAGTATGTTGACAGTACCTGTGGTGGCAAGTGTTGTTATACATCCACAAGTATTGCATTGTACTTCAACATCGGGAGATGACATCAGATTGGTAAGTAAGCCGACACAACCACTCTGAATTATTACTTCCTTATTGGTGTctaaaagtaaacaaacaaacaaataaacaaacaaataaattaacaaaaacaaatgaataattaCGAATTGTTAAATTAGCAGGTCATTGGTGGATGATGTTATCTTGATTGCTAACCTTGGAATGGAAAacgagaaaattttcaaaagtttcacaatttacatatGATTTCATTGCAAATTTACCTTCATCTCAATCCCGATTTGGAAAATTTTTGGTCAGAGATTTGGTCAGACAGCTTAGGAGAGTGATCATGCTCCATCATTTTACTAGACAATTTCTACAATTTAACTTTGTTGAATGAAATTCAATgtcataaattttgtaatttttcaagaaaacatgaaatgttgaaaattatttaaaaataatctatacagaaaagaaaccatttttatgtcaacagtgtttttgctaagattgGGGAACATTGCTAAATAAGTTTTGAACCCCAGTAACATTTCTGCTTTCCCCTTAATCTGACTACATTAATATACCATGGGAAAACTTGGTAAAATGACTAtagggaaccctggtaacatttctgctgtcccctatTCTGATTGAAACCCTGGTAAAAATAAAACGAGCTCTAAGAACTTATCAGCCACGaatttacaaaattgatgagaaaAAAGTGCAATGATCATAATAGTTTATGGAGACATGAACACCTAAGCTTAGATTATAATTGTAACAGTTTCTCCACACATGGGTCAAAtttaacattgaaactatgtTGCTGATACTTTAGAAGGAAAACTGACAATTTCCCACACCGGTATAAAGCAATCTAAAAAGTCCATTATCACAGATCTTGTTGATGAAACAGTACATGTGTCTCAAGTACAGCCAGGCAAACAATTCTTGCACATCAGGTATTTTTCGTTCCATACCTTTACAGTGTGAATTTTATGTCACCGCAAACTCAATGTTACCaaacaaattattatttgcataatattccAGTGCATGTAAATGAGACAACTGAGTGAATGTGCTTTGTCATGGTTCACATATACAGTACAGAAGttaaattttcagtttcatTCACAAACCATATTGTCTGTTCCAAGGTCAGTGTTTTAAAATAGTATTATATATAACATGTGTTGTCCTATTAAAATGACCAATGGTCTTCTTTGAAAGCTCTTTTTTGACTTTGTCAAAATGGTGAGAGAATGATTTTGTGCCTGGAAGAGAGGCAGAAATTCTGAAGGCCGTAATTGCAAACATGTCTATAATGTTTTAATATGTGCAACTTTGCATTACTTTTAGAGCTATATCTCCCATGATTTTTAATTGATTTTCTTCACTACATCAGTCTTTTACAGCACAGTTAAGTGTAAAAATGAATAGCCTGTCGATTTCTACTTTCATCTATGATTCTGAGATACAGAAAACGATATAGAAAGCCAAGCTAACAGATTATAAAATATTGCATCTTGATAAACTGCGTGGTTTTACCTATTGTAAAACATGTCTTATTAGCTCGCATCCTTTTTTAGCAAATTTGCTAAGTCTGTCAATTCACTAATTTAAGATGTCGCTAATTCAAACTTGTCTCTATATTTACCATGGTGAGGATATTGTTTTAGCTAAACTAAAAACCTGTTGATTGCAATGAAGATTCAAAAACACTAAAAAGAATGCAGCTTATTCAAAGCGTTAACACATGTCTTGATCAGCAAAGTTGCATGTGTGTTTGCTTATGTAAAAATTCCTGTACAACTGTATAACACGATGAAATTACCGAAAGTCAGAATAGACACTGTGATATTAAATTGCCATCATGTGTGCAGTTTACCTGGTCCATTAATGGCGAGGTTGCTGACAGCAAGCGTCGTTGCTCTGGTCGTTTCTAAGTCTCTACACTGAAGTAAAACGACCAATGGTTCCATCATATTCAGTGTTACTGGTTGCATCACTGTCGAgggtcaaaaatttgtaaaaaattattaaaacttCTTTTTTTTAGTAAATGTCAAATGATACACACATATccaccataatttttttttctgttttagaacatttgtatgtacatgtagaaaCTCTTTAACTTTCAGCTTGTTATATTGCGACTGGCTCTGTAAGATTCCACAAGAAATGTAGATCGTGTGGTAAGTGAACCAGTTTGCCAGAGGAAATTCTGAACAACATCTAAAGAGCTTCATTAAGGCCTTTTATGTTCCAGTAATGCCTTTCAAATAATATGACCCATATGTGTATCAGATGCATTGCTGGCAGCTCATCCCTAAGGTCGGGGAGGAAAACTGACattgtcaataaataaataaactcttACGGACTGATTCTCAGGTTGACTAATGTGATAATGTTCTTTGGCAACAAGAGGAAGTGATGCACCAATTTATATTCTTGCAATGTACATGTACGCCAACTGACACAGTTAATCTTTCATACTCACATCGTTCACTAATTTCTGCATAGCAAAGGGCTGCTGATCTCTGCAGTTCTACATTGTCACTGTATGTTAGTATGAGCAGTGCCCTCAGCCTGTCATCGTTGATTGTCGTCTTCTCACCATTGTCTGTAACATGGCAAAGAAACGAAATGATCCCTGGGGTCACTGAGGGCACGCATGCACATACACACAGTCAGAATTTACTGTAATGAAACCATTTTAAGTAAAAGTTGCCACCACAAGGGCAGCTTCTCAAATGAGAGGCTCAATATCCAATCTAGCCCAATACTGTGTAGTTATTATTAACCCTTaccctgccaagttcatatttcatattCCACCATATCAACATTGAATCTCAATAGCTCAAAAGAGATAATTAAACTGCTTTCTGTACATCAATTAAGGGTGTTCAATGTCAAATGCAAAGTGCCTTAGCATagaaatactacaatttttcaATTGGaatcactgaataaattttttagaaaaaattgaaatttttgatgAGAATTCTGACCTGATAACCAATTAATAAAGACGATATCAGCAGGATCattaatagaaaaataaaattgatatgAGAAAACGATTGAGATTAGGAAACCATGCCGTGTTACTTACAGTAT belongs to Ptychodera flava strain L36383 chromosome 17, AS_Pfla_20210202, whole genome shotgun sequence and includes:
- the LOC139115574 gene encoding uncharacterized protein, with the protein product MDVILDCICSFSPCCSCYRSRITANGWDLYEPLLQEEERIAVNDLLSYLNKDNGEKTTINDDRLRALLILTYSDNVELQRSAALCYAEISERLMQPVTLNMMEPLVVLLQCRDLETTRATTLAVSNLAINGPDTNKEVIIQSGCVGLLTNLMSSPDVEVQCNTCGCITTLATTDANKKSIVAAGGIGPLLVLARSTDIRVQRNATGALLNLTHIQSNRSEMVSKGAIPLFVNYLRSKDSEVVYYCTAALSNIAVDSDYRTLMIGIGHYDIIRSLIQLLSYQTEKVKCQACLALRNLASDDDNQVTIAHLGALPHLYEIVVSGVKDTQCAALAALRNLSIHRKNEVTIVTEGFLPELCNILQDPDSLAESKCHAAGTVRNLAAGDQIKPILHNGTVDSLLVNLLEPSTPTSVQIEITAALAVLAGDDEAKMKLTTEKNGNTFARLVNLAACSPDREVQYNCAGTIGQLVQIDFDEQLIASNLSGLMKYLERFLQSADVSFNHIALWTLIQLLKDPYLKSVFNESSLLKLVENLSFSVQPQIKKLAETVLATLN